The sequence below is a genomic window from Citricoccus muralis.
GTACTCAAGCCGGTGTGCTTCGTGTTCGACTTCGCGCCGACCCGGGCGCTACGTCAGATCGCCGACTACGGTGCCGGTCTGTCACCAGAGACGCCGAACCCGGAGCAGGCCGTCGAGGAACTCGTGAAGTTCCTGCCCGTCTTGGCCTACGACGGGTCGAACATGACCCAGGTCGATGCCGGCGGCATCCTCGACATCGCCATGTCGGGCACCTCCGCAACCCTCCTGGCCCGCAAGTGGGAGTCCGCGATCCTCGTCAACGTCGACAACGACACCCTGCGCAAGATCATGAACAACCCCGACGCCCTCAGCGCCGTCATGAACATCGAAGGCTTCCGCGCACTCGGCAACGACATCTTCGAGACCGTCGTGAACAAGAGCGACGCCGTGAAGAAGGCTAAGAAGGAGAAGGGCGACGACATCACTCCGGCGGAGAAAAAGGAGCTCACAGCGGAGGAGAAGGAGTACAAGTCCAAGCGAAAGCAGATTCAGGAGAAGCTGGTCAAGTTCGCCACCCGCATCCCAGCGTTCATGTACCTGACCGACTTCCGCGAGAACACGCTCCAGGATGTCATTACCAAACTCGAACCCGGACTGTTCCGCACCGTCACCGGCCTGACCGTCGAGGACTTCCACCTTCTCGTGAACCTCGGCGTCTTCAATGCCACCCACATGAACCAGGCTGTCTTCGCCTTCCGCCGCTACGAAGACTCGTCCCTGTCCTACACCGGGATCGAGTCCCACAAGGGGCTGCGGCGCTACGGCCTCTACGACACCGTGGTGGCCGTAGATGACGACGCCATCGCCTGACCACCTACCAGCCTTACCGAGAGAATCCACATGTCGTTCCAGACCCCGCGCAGCATCGAGGAGATGCTGACCGCTATCCACAAGCGCGAGTACCTGATGCCTGCGATCCAGCGAGAGTTCGTCTGGGGTGCCGATCAGATCACCAAGCTCGTCGATAGCCTCATGCGCGGGTACCCCGTCGGGTCCTTCCTGCTCTGGGACGTCAAGCCTGAAACCGCGCAGTCGTACACGTTCTACGAGTTCCTGACGAACTACCACGAGCGCGATAACCCCTACGCGGACAAGGCGACTGTTCCCGCCGGGAGCGGTACGACGGCGGTGCTCGATGGACAGCAGCGGCTCACCTCCCTGAACATCGCGCTGTACGGCAGTTTCGCGGAGAAGAAGAAGTACGCGTGGTGGAACAGTGCGGACGCGTTTCCCGTCAAACGCCTCTACCTCAACCTCGTCGACGAGCCCGACGATGAGGAACTCGGCACGAAGTACGACCTGCGGTTCCTCACCGACCGGGAGGCCTCCCCGGCGGACGGCGAGGCAGACAAGTGGTTCCGGGTCGGAGCAGTCCTCGATCTCGCCAGCGCCGGCCCTGCGATCATGCGCGAGCTGGAGCAACGGGGCATCGCCGGATCGGCTGACGCGTTCCAGCGGCTCTACGACCTGTACGAGGCGGTGCGGGTTCTCAAGCCGATGAACTACTTCCTGGTCACCGATCAGGACGCCGACAAGGTGCTCGAAATCTTCGTCCGCGTCAACAGCGGCGGCACCACGCTCTCCTACTCCGATCTGCTGCTGTCGATGGCGACGAACCAGTGGCAAGAGCTGGATGCTCGTGAGGAAGTCCGCTCGCTGGTCTCCGAGATCAACAGCAACGCCGGCCGCCAGTTCTCGTTCTCCAAGGATGTGGTGCTGAAGACCGCGCTGACGATCGCGGACGTGGATGTGCGGTTCAAGGTCACCAACTTCACCCAAGGGAACATGGCCAAGGTGGAGGCAGCCTGGCCGCAGATCAAGGGGGCCTTGCTGCGTGCTGCGACGCTGCTTCAGCAGTTCGGGTACAACGAGCGCAACCTCACCGCGAACAGTGTGATCGTCCCGGTCGCGCACTACCTGCACTTGCGGGGTGCGGGCGACTCGTACCTCGATTCCACTGCTGACGCCGCCGACAGGCTCGCCCTTCAACGGTGGGTGACCCGCTCGCTGGTCAAGCGCGGCATCTGGGGGTCGGGGCTCGACACGCTCCTCACCCGCATCCGCGATGTCCTCCGCACCAACTCGACGAACGGCTTCCCGGTTGCGGCGGTCGAGGAGGCGATGGCGGCCGTCGGCAAGAGCCTCGCGTTCGACAACGCCGAGATCGACGAACTGCTCAACCTCAAGTACGCCGGCCAGCGAACGTTCTCCGTCCTCTCGGTCCTGTACCCCGGGCTGGACTTGAGCAAGAAGTTCCACGAAGACCACATCTTCCCCAAGTCACGGTTCACCAAGAAGAAGCTCCTCGACGCCGGGATTCCGCTCGACAGCATCGATGACTACCTCGCGGCCGTGAACCTCCTGCCGAACCTCCAGCTGCTCGCCGGGACCGCCAACATCGAGAAGCAAGACGGCCTACCTGCGCAGTGGATTGACACCGCCTTCCCGAGCGAGGACAAGCGAGCCACCTACCTCACCGAGAACGACCTCGACGGCCTTCCGCTCGATCTGGCCGACTTCACATCGTTCTTCGAGGAGCGCAAGCAGCGAATCCGGACCCGCCTACTCGCCGCTCTGGGAACAACACCGGGCGCACCGGAGGAAGCGGCTCTCTCCTAGCCCAGGCTCACGCGGCGAGCAGCGACAGTGCGGACACGGCCTGGAGAGGTAGCACGCCGTTGCCGAGCGCGGTGAGCTGCTGGTTCTGCGTCAGGTCGTCGCTGTCCGCAACCCACCCAATCGGGAGGCCCATGAGCCATTCGACGAATGCTGGTGCCGGGCGGGGGCCCTCCGCGTAGTTCAGGAGGGCTGGCGCTGGCGCGGGGCGTCCGGTGATGTGTTCCCAGCGGGTGATGGCGTCGGCATAGCGTCCCCAGCGCTGAACAGTCCGTCGATCAGGGACCACAGCGTCTCCGATTCGCCTCGCCTGTTCGGTGAGCCAGCCGGTCCGTGGAGCGCGAAGTCGATGATCTGGTGCGACAGGGCGATCGTCCCGCGCCTCGCTCGCACCTGGTCGAGCGTTTCTCCACCGCGCGATGAGTCCGTCGCCAGCGGAGTGCGGAACAGTGCGCCGGGCGAGGGCGAAGATGCGGAAGCGTTGGTGGGGAGCGCCGACAAGGGAAGCCGGTAGGCCGATCCATCGTGCATCCAGCCGCAGGTCGGCCAGATCGCCGAGAACGGCGCCGAGAGCCCGTAGAGGTCGAGCTGCGTTGTCTCCCAGACGCCACGGGTCGGGTTCCAGGATGCGAAGGGTTGCGTCATCGGGGGTTGCGTCGCCGGGGTTGCGTCGTTCATTGTCGTCTCCTTCTGCGGGTGGCCGCGTTGCGGGTGAGGACAGCAGCCCGCGGACGTTCTCGATGACGACCCATTCGGGCTGGAGCGCGTCGATGGCTATGGCCATGTGCGCCCACAGACCCGAGCGCGTGCCAGGAGCGAGGCCGGCGCGCTTGCCGACGGTGGACACGTCTTGGCATGGGAACCCTCCGATGAGGATGTCCACAGGCTCGACATGACGCCAGTCGATGGCCGTGATGTCACCGAGGTTCGGTGCGTCGGGCCAGTGGTGGGAGAAGACGCGAGCGACGGGCGCGTTGAGTTCGGAGAACCACACGGTCGTGGCGTTGAATACGTGCTCGACGGCGAGGTCGAGGCCGCCGTAGCCGCTGAACAGCGAGCCGATCCTGAGTCGTGATTCGCCGCTGGCGTCAAGGTCGTGCATAAGGTCTGCTCCGGTGACGGTCGTCCCCGGCATCCGTGCCTCGTCGAGAACTGATGCCGAGCTGGTCACCTGTCAGGTGCACGGCTCCGCCACGCGCTCGCTGCTCGACCGAGCACCGAGCGACTCCGCCAGACGCCACGGCTTCCGGTCTCTGCTCGGCCCCGTTCGAGGTCACACGCGTCTTGCAGATCGAGGTTGAGCGGGCATTCCCGCGGCCGAGATCACCGGGTGCGGGTGCTCACCTGCTCGGCAGGAGCGGAGGCGAGCATGACGGTTTCGATGCGTGTGATGTCGGCGGGTGACGGCTACAAGTACCTGCTCAAGACGGTTGCGGCAGCCGACGGGAACAGGCCACTCTCCACGCCGCTCACTCGCTACTACATGGAGGAAGGCACCCCGCCTGGTCGTTGGCTCGGCGCGGGCGTAGCGGCCCTCGGTAAGGGCGAGATTCAGGTGGGTGACCGAGTATCGGAGCACCAGCTCCAGCTCCTGATGGGGACTGGCCATGATCCGATCACCGATGAGCCGCTCGGTCGTGCCTTCCCGACCTACAAGAGCCAGGACGAGCGGATCGAGGCGCGGATCGCCGACCTCGACCCGACGATGACGCCTGGGGCCAAGGGTGAGGCAGTCGCGCAGATCGTTGCCGAGGAGACTGCCCGGAGCACGCGACGCGCGGTGGCGGGCTTCGACTTCACCTTCTCCATCCCGAAGTCAGCATCAGTGCTGTGGGCCGTCGCCGATGCCGGAGTGCAGGCACTGATCGCCGAGGCACATCATCGAGCGGTTGCGGAGGTGGTTGCGTTCATGGAACGTGAGGTTGCAGCCACCCGCACGGGCGCAACAGCCGGGGACGGCGCGGTTGCGCAGGTCGATGTCACCGGGCTCATCGCGACCGCATTCGATCACTTCGACTCCCGCGCCGGCGACCCCCACCTCCACACGCACGTCGTCATCAGCAACAAGGCCAAGACCGTCCTCGATGGCAAGTGGCGCTCGCTCGACGGCAGACCGATGCACGCCGCCGTCGTCGCGCTCTCCGAACTACACGAAGCCGTGTTCGCCGACCACATGACCCGAACATTCGGCGTCTCCTGGGAAGCGCGCGAGATGGGCCGCGACCGGAACCCAGCATGGGCGATCACCGGCGTGCCGGAGGAGCTGGTCGCGGAGTTCTCCACCCGCGCCCGCCACATCGACGCGGAGAAGAACCGGCTCATCGACGAGTACGTTGCCCAGCACGGACGCCAACCATCGAACGCGACGATCCTCAAACTGCGAGCCCAAGCCACACTCACGACCCGCCCCGAGAAGCAGGTCCGATCCCTTGCCGACCTGACCGCCGAGTGGCGAACGCGAGCGAGCAAGACCCTGGGCCAGGACGCGACGTCGTGGGTGCGCGAGGTCACCGACAACTACAAGCCGATGCTCCTGCGTGCCGACGACGTGCCGCTCGACGTGATCGGCGAGCTGGGGCGCACGGTCGTCGAGGTGGTCGGTGAGAAGCGGTCGACCTGGCGGCGATGGAATCTCATGGCCGAGGCATCCCGGCAGACGATGGGGTGGCGGTTCGCCACCATGCAGGACCGGGAAGCGATCGTCCCGATGATCGCTGACGCCGCCGAGCTCGTCTCGCTGCGCCTGACCCCACCCGAGCTCGCCGCCTCCCCGATCGTGTTCCGCCGGCCCGACGGCACCTCGGTGTTCCGTCCGAAAAGCTCGACCGTGTTCACCTCCGAGTCCCAGCTCGCTGCCGAAGACAGACTCCTCGAACGAGCCGCCAACCTCGGCGGGCCGACGGTGCCGCTGGCAACCGTTGAAAAGATCACGCGCAGACCCGACGCGGATGGCCGGATGCTCGGCGACGACCAAGCAGAGGCGGTGATCCGCATCGCGGTGTCAGGACGGATGCTCGACGTGCTGATCGGCCCCGCCGGGGCGGGCAAGACCACCGCCATGAACGCGCTCCGCCGAGCGTGGGAAGCCGAACACGGCACCGGGTCCGTCGTCGGGCTCGCGCCGTCAGCGGTCGCTGCCCAGGTCCTCGCCGACGATCTCGGGATCGCGACGGAGAACACCGCGAAGTGGTGGCAGAACCACCTCATCCACGCCACCAGGTTCGAGGCGGGCCAGCTCGTCATCATCGACGAAGCATCCCTCGCCGGCACCCTGTCACTGGACCGAATCACCCACCTCGCTCAAGACGCGGGTGCGAAGGTGTTGCTGGTCGGCGACTATGCCCAACTGCAATCCGTGGACGCCGGCGGAGCGTTCGCGATGATCGCCAGAGACCGGTCCGACACCCCCGAACTGGTCGATGTTCACCGCTTCACCCACGCCTGGGAGAAGACCGCCTCACTCGAGCTACGCCACGGGCGCACCCCGGCCATCGACACCTACCTCACACACGAGCGCATCCAGGACGGCGACGGCGAGGCCATGACCGATGCCGCCTACAATGCCTGGCGCGCCGACCGCGACGCGGGGCTGGTGTCGGTGCTGATCGCCGAGACCCATGAAGACGTGACCGCGCTGAACGGTCGCGCCCGCGCCGACCTGATCCTCAACAGGACGCTGAACCCCGACCGCGAAGTCGAGCTGCGAGACGGGACCGCCGCAGGCGTCGGCGACACCATCATCACGCGACTCAACAACCGGAACCTCCGCACCCTGGCCGGTCGGGACTGGGTGCGCAACGGCGACATCTGGACCGTCACCGCCGTCGGCGA
It includes:
- a CDS encoding DNA cytosine methyltransferase, which encodes MHDLDASGESRLRIGSLFSGYGGLDLAVEHVFNATTVWFSELNAPVARVFSHHWPDAPNLGDITAIDWRHVEPVDILIGGFPCQDVSTVGKRAGLAPGTRSGLWAHMAIAIDALQPEWVVIENVRGLLSSPATRPPAEGDDNERRNPGDATPDDATLRILEPDPWRLGDNAARPLRALGAVLGDLADLRLDARWIGLPASLVGAPHQRFRIFALARRTVPHSAGDGLIARWRNARPGASEARDDRPVAPDHRLRAPRTGWLTEQARRIGDAVVPDRRTVQRWGRYADAITRWEHITGRPAPAPALLNYAEGPRPAPAFVEWLMGLPIGWVADSDDLTQNQQLTALGNGVLPLQAVSALSLLAA
- a CDS encoding DUF262 domain-containing protein, which gives rise to MSFQTPRSIEEMLTAIHKREYLMPAIQREFVWGADQITKLVDSLMRGYPVGSFLLWDVKPETAQSYTFYEFLTNYHERDNPYADKATVPAGSGTTAVLDGQQRLTSLNIALYGSFAEKKKYAWWNSADAFPVKRLYLNLVDEPDDEELGTKYDLRFLTDREASPADGEADKWFRVGAVLDLASAGPAIMRELEQRGIAGSADAFQRLYDLYEAVRVLKPMNYFLVTDQDADKVLEIFVRVNSGGTTLSYSDLLLSMATNQWQELDAREEVRSLVSEINSNAGRQFSFSKDVVLKTALTIADVDVRFKVTNFTQGNMAKVEAAWPQIKGALLRAATLLQQFGYNERNLTANSVIVPVAHYLHLRGAGDSYLDSTADAADRLALQRWVTRSLVKRGIWGSGLDTLLTRIRDVLRTNSTNGFPVAAVEEAMAAVGKSLAFDNAEIDELLNLKYAGQRTFSVLSVLYPGLDLSKKFHEDHIFPKSRFTKKKLLDAGIPLDSIDDYLAAVNLLPNLQLLAGTANIEKQDGLPAQWIDTAFPSEDKRATYLTENDLDGLPLDLADFTSFFEERKQRIRTRLLAALGTTPGAPEEAALS
- the mobF gene encoding MobF family relaxase produces the protein MTVSMRVMSAGDGYKYLLKTVAAADGNRPLSTPLTRYYMEEGTPPGRWLGAGVAALGKGEIQVGDRVSEHQLQLLMGTGHDPITDEPLGRAFPTYKSQDERIEARIADLDPTMTPGAKGEAVAQIVAEETARSTRRAVAGFDFTFSIPKSASVLWAVADAGVQALIAEAHHRAVAEVVAFMEREVAATRTGATAGDGAVAQVDVTGLIATAFDHFDSRAGDPHLHTHVVISNKAKTVLDGKWRSLDGRPMHAAVVALSELHEAVFADHMTRTFGVSWEAREMGRDRNPAWAITGVPEELVAEFSTRARHIDAEKNRLIDEYVAQHGRQPSNATILKLRAQATLTTRPEKQVRSLADLTAEWRTRASKTLGQDATSWVREVTDNYKPMLLRADDVPLDVIGELGRTVVEVVGEKRSTWRRWNLMAEASRQTMGWRFATMQDREAIVPMIADAAELVSLRLTPPELAASPIVFRRPDGTSVFRPKSSTVFTSESQLAAEDRLLERAANLGGPTVPLATVEKITRRPDADGRMLGDDQAEAVIRIAVSGRMLDVLIGPAGAGKTTAMNALRRAWEAEHGTGSVVGLAPSAVAAQVLADDLGIATENTAKWWQNHLIHATRFEAGQLVIIDEASLAGTLSLDRITHLAQDAGAKVLLVGDYAQLQSVDAGGAFAMIARDRSDTPELVDVHRFTHAWEKTASLELRHGRTPAIDTYLTHERIQDGDGEAMTDAAYNAWRADRDAGLVSVLIAETHEDVTALNGRARADLILNRTLNPDREVELRDGTAAGVGDTIITRLNNRNLRTLAGRDWVRNGDIWTVTAVGDDGTITIARDYGTGTTIRDDGTIRARRRGRRFGGSILLPAGYVAEHVDLG